The Acidihalobacter prosperus genomic sequence GGAATAAAGCGAGAGGTCCTGAATGAGCTTGGCGGTATGGAGAATATTAAGCTCTTTATGTTGCCAAGAGCATATCGTGACGGCTCTGGTGATATAGGGTTCTGCTTTGAATGGGCAATCCATGATGCCATTCGCCGTCAAGACCCGATGGTAATGGAGCGTCTTGAGTCCGCATCTAAGCAATGCAAATTGCCTGGCAATGAATTTCAATCCATTCTATTTGGCATAGAAAAGTCCGGCAAAACCAGAATCATTGACACAGCGAATGATCTCCTGACTAATGACTCACGCATTTTGACAGGGGTGCGGGCGCAGCCACCAAAGCTTAAGAGTTATATGAATATGCTAGCCGCAGCATTCAATCGCCCAAGTACGCGCGCATCCCTACCGTCTTCTATTAATGGGCTATGGAAAGCTGATTTGTTCTTTGGCTCGACAGATGCGGATCGTTGGATTGGAACAACGCTAAAAATTAACGCAAAACAATTGGAAGGTGCTAACGGGCTACGTGTTGGGATAGTGCCTGCTACGCAAGGAGGGTCTGATAAAATCTATAAAGATTCAACCAAGAACCTGATCGTTTGCCCAATTCCCTACGATGCCTCATTCATGGAGCTTTTTTATACTGGATGGAGAATTGTCCAACAATTTATTCACGCAGATGCAAAGGTTCCTGCGCCCGTCGCACTTCCTGCGCCCGCTGACCGCCAAGTCGCTAAAGAATTGGAAATGAGGCGGGACTTTCCTGTTGCGGACGTAATTGCAGCTTTGGAAGCACAGTCGCAGACAGATCTTATTTCAGCTTCAGAAAAGGATGTGGATACAGAAGTAGAGCGAGAGGGTGAAAGCATCCTTAATGAATTATTGATTTCACCAGTCGCAGACTTCGCTAAGTGAATGCATAACAATGGCATCGTGTGGGACTGTCAACCGCGCCGCTTCGCTCTGCGGTTGCCAGCCCCACATGCCGGCCGTTGGGCCTAAGAATGACGACGTTAGAAACGATTAGCTCAATAGCGTCGCTCGCGACGCCCTTTCTCCTAGCGGGACTAGGCGGGCTTGCGTGGATCATCAAGAACCGAATCGAGTCATCTCAGGCGAAGCAAGATGCCCAGGCGTCACGGATTCGCGAGCTTGAGGACAAATTGCGGGAGGACAGAATCGTAACTTACAACGCAATCCTGGATCCCTTCTTTCTCTTGTTCACAAGCGAAGCTGCTTTCTCACTGGATCCGAAGTTCAAGAACAAAAACAAAAACGACCTTGCCATCGCAAAAATGCTGTCAGTGGAGTACCGGCAAGTTGGCTTCAAACTGTCTCTGGTCGCAAACGATACGGTGGTGCGTGCATACAACGCATTGATGCAGTTCTTTTATCACACAGAACAAGATTTGAGACCCATTGATGAGAAGACACAGGATTGGCTCGCTTTGATGGGGACACTTCTGCTCGAGATCAGAAAAAGCATGGGCAACGCCTCCAGCTCACTTGACCGCTGGGAAATGATTGAATGGTTTATGAGCGACGCACCGCAGATCAAGGAGAAGCATGAAAGTAGAAATCAGTAATGTCGTGCCAGCTATGGCCCAACCATGCCTTCCAGCCGACGTATTTGTCGCCGCTTCGCGTCGCCAAATTCGCGGCTGAAGGCGGGCGTTCGGCGTCATTTCAGCGCGCATGACCAACTGTGGGCTCCGAGATGAATGAACCAATACCTACTCAGCGTCCTCTGGCCCCCCTCGGAAGTATCGAGCCGCACACGCCACTAACAGGCTGTTGAAAATTCCCCCGATTTAGCGGTTATCATGTTGATCAGGGTCCATTGGCGACGTGCCCCTTCGGATCTGGGGCCTGATTTTTCCCGAAAACAGCCCAAATCCCGATCTCTGGGCGCACCGATCCCTTGATGTGTGCCTTCAACATGCTGCCAGTCCCAGATTGCGCATCCGCACCAGGTTGTAGGCCGCCGCGCTGAGCACAAACTGGAAATCCAGTTTCTCGCGTCCGACAAACCGACTTTTGCGCAGACCCGCAATGGTCTTGAGCCAACCGAAGCATTCTTCGATCCGCTTGCGGATCGTCAGGCTGGTTCGGTAACCGGGATGGCCGATGGTGCGCCCGTCGATGGCCGAGCGGCGCCCGGCCGTGTTCTGAGCCACATGCGGCGTGACGTTTCGTCCACGCATCGCCGCCACAAAGCCTTGCGTGTCATAGTTCTTGTCCGCGCCCAGCGTGATCCGGTGGCTCCCGCCGAGCGCGTCGACAAGCTCGACACCGGCCTCGCGCTCGGCCGTGCCGGTGGCCTGGCTCGTCTGCGACTCGACGATCAGGCCGTGGCGGTTTTCCATCAGCAGGTGTCCGAGGTAGCTGAGCTTGGCGGTCGTGCCTTCGCTCTTGCGATACAGCAAGGCATCCGGGTCGGTCCTGGAGACGTGCGTTTCCCGACACCGCTTCTGCCCGCGAAAGTCCACCGTGGGATTGCGCCCGCCACCGCTCGGCGGCGCGTCCTCGTCCCGGGGCCGGTAGCTCTTGTGCGAGGCCAGCGCTTCGATCAACGTGCCATCGACGCTGAAGTGTTCGCTAGACAGCAGATCGGCCGCACGGGCCTGATCCAGCACCCGGGCGAAGAAGGTGCGGGCCACATCGCCTGCAAGCAGGCGGTCACGGTTCTTGGTAAACGTGGAGTGGTGCCAGACCGGATCGTCCATGGAAAAGCCCACAAACCAGCGAAACAGCAGGTTGTAGTCGATCTGTTCGACCAACAGGCGTTCGCTGCGGATGGTGTAGAACGCCATCAACAGTTGCGCGCGCAGCAGCTTCTCCGGCGGGATCGAGTCACGGCCCATATGGGCATACAGCGCATCGAAGTCAGCGTCGAGTTCTTTGAGCGCTTGATCGACCATCCGCCGGATCGGGCGCAGAGGATGGTCCTTCGGCACCCGTTGCTCCGGGCTGACCGTGCTGAACAGCCCATCCTGATGTATGTCGGCACCGCGCATCGGCCACAACCCTCACTCAACAATACAAAACCAATCTTCCGGGTTTACAGGACTTTTTCAACAGCCTGGTAGCCGTTGATATCGAGCAGAATCAATGTCGGTATCCTGACGTGTTCCAGCGCCGGCAATGGAATTCGGTATCCGCGTCCGCGGTAGCCCAGGCTGCCGACGTAACGCTTGATGTCGAGCAATGAAAAACCGCGCTGCCTGACCATGCTTTCATCCGAAACCGTGAAAAGCCCCTTGAGAACATCCGCTTCACTGACCGGCTGCCCATAGGCATATTTAAGGATGGTCGCAAGCGCGGCGGCCCCGCAGCTGAAATCCGTATGCTGGCGTATCAGGCCGTTGTACTTCGCTTCCTTGAGACTGACCACGGGCTTGTGATAAAGCCCGCTCCCGCCGGGCAGCACACCCGCAAAGCCGATATTGGCCGCCGGCGACGCAACCGGCATGGCTACCGTCACCGCACCCGCCATGACCAGCGGACACAAACTCGCGAACAGGCGTTTCCGGCTTTGTGGCGCTATGGGCATGTTCGATGTCATCCGTCTGATTCCGTCGGATTATTGCGGGTTGCTGATATTCAGCGAGAACCCGTTCGCAGTCGCATTGCCGACACCGGCCGACTGGTTGAGCTGCACGACTCCGCGCGCGCCTCCGAATGCGCGTTCATCGACAATCGCGCTACGCGGCCCCTGCGTTGCCGCCGTCGCGACATTGCCCTGCCGCGCCACGGTGACTGTTTGCGCAAGCTCGTTTTCGGATAGTGACTCGACGCCGACGCCCACCGAAATGGCCACACCATTGGCTTGCGCGTTGCCCACGCCACTGGCCTGGTTGACGGAAATCACGCCATGCGAATGGGTAAACGCACTCCCTTCTATCTTGCTGTCGCCTTCATAGGGCAGTGCTGGCATCTCGACATTCAATTCCTGTCGAATCTGATTTTTTGCGATCCCCCTGCCGCGTTCGGCGCCCAAGGCAATCGACGTGGCATTGATCTGGGCATTGTCGACACCCGCCGCGACATTGACGCCCACCACGCCGCGAAAATCGCTCATGGCCTCGCTTTGAATCAGGCTGCTGTTGCTCCAGGCTGCGGTTGCCGGGTCCGCTAGCGTGGGGGATGCCCATGCCGCCAACGGCACCATCAGCAACATCCACTTCATCTGCGCACGCATGGGTTTTTCTCCTGCTCGATATTCCTTTCGCGATCGACGGCACATGGTCGTCGTTACTGTCGCGAAATCAGAATGGAATTCACCTGATGATTGTTGCTGCCACGATCCTGCGTCAGCTGCCCGTTGTTGCCGCCGCGGGTACCCTGCTTGTTGAGCTCGTCCCAAAGCACCACGGCCACCTGGTTGCCTACCTTGAGATCCGTCTCCGCGCCACGCCCGCGCACACCACTCAGCACGCCATCGCTGAGCGGGGCATTCAGGCCCATGCCGACCGGATCGGCCGGATTCAATGCATCGGCAGCTGCCGTTTGCATCCCTGCCGCAAGCGCAAAACTCAGTACGAGAACAGTGCGACAGAGAACTCCAGAGCTCATGTTCCGTATTTTCAGCTTCATGGCGCATCCACCCGTCCATCTTCACACCCATATTATTTGCAAGTTGCGCGCCAAATCATAAGATATTGATTTAAATGACAAACAAATCATTCCGGTGTCTGCGGAACGCTTTGACTGTAAAGCCGTCGATGGCAATAAATTCCTCAAGCGCGCCGAACCTGCATGGCGCCTGCGTCTCGGGGCGGCGCGAATATGTAAACCTTGCGATACACCTTTTACATTTCGTGGCTTTCGATGGCGTCCATTGCTGACGCGGCCAACACTCGCACCGATCGTCCCCCGGTCCAAAAAAAGACCCGGCTGCCTGCGCAGCCGGGTCAAATCGAGACTACCGCGTCCCGAAGACGTGACGGTCAAACCCTATCCGTCATTCGCCCGGGCCAGGGCCCGGAACCGGCGTGGGTGCCGCACCCGGGTAGGTCGCGGCCAGCGCCATGCTGTTGTTCTGCAGGTTGCCGGTGCCCGCAGCCACGTTCACCCCGATATTGCCGCTCGCGTTCTTGAGCGTGCCGCCAGCCAGCGTCGCGTTGTTCGCGGTAGGCGTGTACACCAGGCGCGTGGTGGTCACGTTGCCGGTGAAGGTGCCTTCGAGGCCGATGGCGCCCATCTCGATGCCACCCCACTGACCGCGCTCGCTGCCGGAATAGCTGCCGCGCTCGCTGCCGGACTCGGTGCCCGTCGAGGTGCTCTTGGTCTTGAATGCGAAAGCGCCGCCGTCGCCGTTCAGATCCTTGGCCCCCTGCGCACTGCTATCCACATCGATGTGACCGATCAGGCCGCCATCGGTGGGATGCTGGGTTGCCGGATTCGTGTTGGTCGAATCCTTGGCCCACACGTCGAGGTAGACATTGCCGTACTGATCGGCCGTGCCCGTGGACGTGGAGGAGGTGGTGCCGTTGTAGGTGCCGCTGTAGCGACCGGATTCCGTGCCGCGATAGACGCCGCCCTGGATACCGGCATACCCACCGCCCATGCCGCCGTTGAGGGTGACGGAAGTCGTATCCTCGTACACGTCGAGACGACCGGCATTCATGGTCATGTTGCCGCCGCTACGCTGCACCGAGGCCACGTTGGCCTCCGAGACGCGCGCATTGGCCACCGAGATGGACA encodes the following:
- a CDS encoding C39 family peptidase, which translates into the protein MPIAPQSRKRLFASLCPLVMAGAVTVAMPVASPAANIGFAGVLPGGSGLYHKPVVSLKEAKYNGLIRQHTDFSCGAAALATILKYAYGQPVSEADVLKGLFTVSDESMVRQRGFSLLDIKRYVGSLGYRGRGYRIPLPALEHVRIPTLILLDINGYQAVEKVL
- a CDS encoding IS5 family transposase — its product is MRGADIHQDGLFSTVSPEQRVPKDHPLRPIRRMVDQALKELDADFDALYAHMGRDSIPPEKLLRAQLLMAFYTIRSERLLVEQIDYNLLFRWFVGFSMDDPVWHHSTFTKNRDRLLAGDVARTFFARVLDQARAADLLSSEHFSVDGTLIEALASHKSYRPRDEDAPPSGGGRNPTVDFRGQKRCRETHVSRTDPDALLYRKSEGTTAKLSYLGHLLMENRHGLIVESQTSQATGTAEREAGVELVDALGGSHRITLGADKNYDTQGFVAAMRGRNVTPHVAQNTAGRRSAIDGRTIGHPGYRTSLTIRKRIEECFGWLKTIAGLRKSRFVGREKLDFQFVLSAAAYNLVRMRNLGLAAC